TTCCTGCCCGCGATATAAGCCACGGTCGTTAATGAAGTCATCAAGCGTAGTCGGAAGAGAAGAATAGGTACTTGTTTCATGTAGCACACCACCGGCCGCAATTCTCATGGTTGTTATTCCTGGATGGATATAATGCAATTGAGCGTTGTGATTCACAGATCAGTACAGTGATTATTAAGATAGACGATCTATGTTTGAAAAGAAAGCAAGACTTTGCAATAGAATTTCATCTTCTAAAGAAAGGGTATATTCGCTATGAAAACGATTTCAGTGACATTTGAGTCTTCATCAAACCTAATTTCTCCTGATTGAGCCAGCGTTATGAAAATTGCGATTGCAGGATGCGGCATTGCGGGAACTGCGGCTGGTTATCTTCTGGCTCAACAAGGGCATGAGGTGACTATTTTTGAGCAGGCACAGCGCTGTGGGCCTATTGGTGCAGGGATTCTCGTCCAACCAATTGGACAGGCAGTTTTGAAATCACTAGGAATATATGATGAGATTTATCAGCGGTCTGCACAATTAAATTGTATTGAAGCCCTCAAACATTCTGGAAAACGGTTGATTCGTTTAGAGTATCAACGACTTCGAACGGGGCTCTATGGTTTAGGTGTCCACCGTGGTCTGTTATTTAAATCATTGCTGGAATTGGCAAAACAGGGCGGAGTCGTGGTTCGTGAAGATGCGCGCATCGCGGCTTACCATCTTTCTGATTCAGGAGTTTCATTAAAATTGGATTCAAATGGGCACACAGAATCATTCGATTTCATGATTGCCACAGACGGAGCACGCTCAGCGCTACGGATCGCTTCAGGAATTCGTCATCACACTATTGAATATGCCTATGGTGCTCTCTGGGCAACGGGCACTTGTTCTTCAATTGAAGATAGATTGTTTCAGGTAGTGGAAGGAACAAAAAGACTGGTGGGAATCTTACCGATTGGCAATCAGGAGTGCAGTTTCTTCTGGGGATTGACGGCGGCTCAGCTAGAGAGTTTTAAGCAAAGTGGCCTTGATGTCTGGAAAGATGAAGTCTTGAAACTTTGTCCTCAAGGAGAGGAATTAGTGACTCGAATCAATTCCTTCGAAGAATTGACGTTTACGACCTATCGTAGTGTTTCAATGCGATCCTGGTCTGCAGATCGTATCATCTTTCTGGGAGATGCCGCGCATCCGACAAGCCCGCATTTAGGGCAGGGCGCCAATTTTGCGCTTGAAGATGCGTGGGTGTTTTCGGAATGCTTGAAACAGGAAACGAATTTTAGTGCTGCTTGCTTACACTATGAGTCACTCAGGAAAAATAAGATCCGTTTTTACCAACAGATTACAAGTTGGTTAACTCCTTTTTTTCAATCAGATGGGTTTGTAAAAGGCTGGGGCCGTGATATCACTTTGCCTGTGATGTCTCAGATTCCAATTTTACGCGAACAAATGTTAAAGACACTTTGTGGATTTAAAACGGGTTGGTTAAAGAGTCAGATTGGTGAAAAATAGTAGAATGATGTGCCTACTTCGCTTTTTGATTAAGTCCCTTTTTAAAAGATAGATGGATTAAGAATCCCAGAGCCAAACCCGCTGCCACCATGGCCCAGAAAGGAATTGGAGTCATGTATTGTTCGTACCCGTGACGAAAATTTGAACCAAAGATGGTACTCAAAGTAGCTATCGGGAAAAAGTACGCGATCAGTAAGTTTAAACGATGTGAAGACAGCTCAATTCGAGCAGAAACTTCTGCCTGTTCTTCTGCTCGTTTTGCGATGAGATATTCCAACGAGTTTTTTGCATCTTCGATCAGTAATTCTGCTGTTCGTTCCAGACGATAAGAATTATCACGATAATCAATGAGAATTTTATCTTTGGGAACGGCTTCGCGTGCCATCTGCAACGCCTGAGTTGCATGGCACAGGGAGCGATGCACCGGTCCCAGATGATTTAAGACTTCAAGGTATTCCACCGAACTGGTTGCCTGGTCTATTTTTTCGTCAAAGTCTTCCAGTATTTCTTCATATTCCTGGAGATGACGATTCAAGGCATCGGGTCCCCCCTGAAATTCAGTATCATGCCAGATCGCGTCTGGTTCTCTCCAGAAAAATCGTCCTTTGCGATTCATGTCGTCCGGATTGGGAGCAGCATGTAAAATTATGAGCAGGTGTCCTTCTGCCACCATAGTACGTTGGCGACCTGCTCGTTTACCAAGTCGATCGGGAAATTCCTCAGGCACATTCCAGGTTGCCGGCAGGAGGGAAGATTCATGCATCTTTCTATCCAATCTCTTTTTCAAGGATATGGGAATTGCAATTCAAGTGTTTTTATTTGTAGTATGCCTGTTAAACCATTCAAAGGGAATTGAAAGCATTCAGGACTCATCAATTCTCAAGACAAATCTGTCTTGTATGATATCAAAGGGAGAGCTGTGAACGAACTACCCAAAAGATTACTTTCTCTGAAAATACTTGGCTGGCTTTGCCCTCTTATAATTTGTTCCGGTTGCAATGCACCACCACCTCCGGCTCCGATGAAACCTCCCACTGTCACAGTCGCAGAACCACTGCAAAAAACTGTGATCTTTAATG
The Gimesia aquarii DNA segment above includes these coding regions:
- a CDS encoding FAD-dependent oxidoreductase, which codes for MKIAIAGCGIAGTAAGYLLAQQGHEVTIFEQAQRCGPIGAGILVQPIGQAVLKSLGIYDEIYQRSAQLNCIEALKHSGKRLIRLEYQRLRTGLYGLGVHRGLLFKSLLELAKQGGVVVREDARIAAYHLSDSGVSLKLDSNGHTESFDFMIATDGARSALRIASGIRHHTIEYAYGALWATGTCSSIEDRLFQVVEGTKRLVGILPIGNQECSFFWGLTAAQLESFKQSGLDVWKDEVLKLCPQGEELVTRINSFEELTFTTYRSVSMRSWSADRIIFLGDAAHPTSPHLGQGANFALEDAWVFSECLKQETNFSAACLHYESLRKNKIRFYQQITSWLTPFFQSDGFVKGWGRDITLPVMSQIPILREQMLKTLCGFKTGWLKSQIGEK